The Ziziphus jujuba cultivar Dongzao chromosome 1, ASM3175591v1 genome segment ATCACCAGATAAGCAACAAGTAAAAGTGGAAGATCGGAAGGTGAAATTTCAGAAACAGGTTCATGCCAATCGTGAACAGACAAAGAGGTCACAAGGAAGAAGAGATGAAAGTAATATTGTTTATGAGAATagcaaatttgatttttctgttAAAAATGTTTCAATGAATCAAGAGAGCTCGGATATGTCAACACCATCGATTGAGCAGGTTCAGAGAGTTAGGCAGAGTAAGGGAAATCAGGAACTCAATAATGAGCTTAAGATGAAGGCAAATGAACTTGAAAAACTTTTTGCAGAGCACAAGCTTCGGGTTCCTGGGGATCAGTCTGGTTCTGCACGTAGAAACAAGCCTCCAGATGTGCAGGTGGAGCAGGCAGTGAGTTCACAGTATAGAAAACCAGTAGCGGAGGAAATTTCTCCTGCACAATTGCCTGAAAAAAGCACAGTGATTGAACCGACCGGTGGTTCTAGCAATATTGCAAAGTTCACTACTCCACCGGCAAAGAAAGTAGATACCCAGGAATATGGTGATACTAGGAGGCAGAATTTCTCTGAGCGTTTTTCTGATGATTCTAGAGGAAAATTTTATGAGAAATACATGCAGAAAAGAGATGCTAAATTGAGGGAAGAATGGGGTTCTAAAAGAGCAGAGAAGGAAGCCAAGTTGAAATCCATGCAGGATAGCCTTGAGCGTAGTAGGGCTGAGTTGAAGTCCAAGTTTTCAGGGTTATCAGACAGCCAGGATTCTTTATCAAGTGCTCGACGGCGTGCAGAGAAGCTCAGATCTTTTAACTTACGATCTATTACGAAGATGGAGCAGGTATTTTTTGTTCCAGTTTTATCATTGGCAACTAGGACTGAACCTAATGCTTAAACAGCCATTTTCAGTATTTGGAGTGCTGTTGCTAAAAATGATATTGGAGTTCTTGATTTACAACTTCTTTCTAAAGATGTTTAGTTTTCTTTTGGATAACAGCCTGTAGAAGATTCAATTCCCAGTGATGAGGATGAAGAACTTTCTGAATTTCAAATTCAGAAAAATTTTGGAcaagatatatattttgctgagcCATCTTTAGGAGATAGTGCTTCTAGAGGCACtcaaaacaagaaaaacttGCCAAACAGAAATATGTCTTCATCAACTCCTCGGATGACTGTAGCATCAGCTCCACGGCCATCTGTCAAAGCTTCAAACTCCAGTTCAGGGAGGCGAAGAGCACAGTTAGAAAATCCTCTGGCACAGTCAGTTCCCAACTTTTCTGATTTTAGGAAAGAAAACACAAAGCCCTATTCTGGAGTCAGCAAAACAGCCACCCGTTCACAGGTGAGAAGTTATGCCCGTAGTAAGAGTGGTACTGATGACATACCAGTTGTCAAGGAAGAGAAGCCAAGACGATCTCAGTCCTTGAGGAAAAGTTCCGCTAGTCCTGCAGAGTTTAAGGATTTGTCTGCTTTGAATTCTGAGGGTGTTGTTTTAGCACCATTGAAATTTGATACAGAACAAACTGAGCAGAGTCTATGTGACAAATATCCAAAAAATCTGGAATCAAAGCCATTCCTTAGGAAGGGTAATGGGATAGGTCCTGGTTCTGGAGCTAGCATTGCCAAGCTGAAAGGTTCAATGGCATCTGAAACTTTGAAAAGTGAAGAAGAATTTGATGAATCAGGCTTTGAGGGAGAAGATTCTGTGGACATGAcaaaggaggaagaagaggaagagctAGAAACAATGGCAGTTGAAGATTGCATTAATATGGATAACGGGAAACCAAGGCTGAGTCAGGAATCTGATAAGTCAGCTAACTCTGTGTCTGATAATGGTGATTCCATAAGATCTCTTTCCCAAGTGGACCCTAATTCAGTTGCTGAATTACCTGCAGCTGTGCCTTCGGCATTCCATGCTGTAGGGTCTCTCCCAGATTCACCAGGAGAAAGCCCTGTGTCATGGAACTCACGAATTCACCATCCATTTTCTTACCCACATGAGACCTCAGATATTGATGCTTCTGTGGACTCTCCAATTGGGAGCCCTGCTTCATGGAACTCTCATGGTCTTGCCCAAACAGAATCAGATGCAGCTCGAATGCGGAAGAAATGGGGAAGTGCACAAAAACCTATTCTTGCTACCAATTCATCCAACAATCAGTCACGCAAGGATGTGCCAAAAGGTTTTAAACGATTATTGAAGTTTGGAAGGAAAAGTCGTGGGACTGAGAGTTTGGTTGACTGGATCTCTGCTACAACTTCTGAAGGAGATGATGATACAGAAGATGGACGAGATCCTGCCAATCGGTCATCAGAAGACTTGAGGAAGTCAAGAATGGGATTCTCACAGGGACCTTCTGATGACAGCTTCAATGAAATCGAGTTCAATGAACAAGGTAATATATAGTTGTCCtaatctttaaaattattttgtttatcttGCTTTTAGTGTTCttgttgtaaatttttattctctACCGGGAGTTCGTGTTATGCTTGTTTGCCACCCCTTAGAAAGAAATGTGATTCCTAATTGTTTCGATCAGCTACTGGGGGTTTTCCTAATGACCCTTCTTCAATGGATTATCTTCTTCTGATagaattcttcttctttttgtgtcATTGTGTTTGTCCCAAGATCTAGTGATTGTTAAAAAGCATACTTCATTTCATGAGTCATTTCTTCACTTATGCTGTGGGTACTTGAACTTGAGTACGCATTTATTTGGTTCATCCCTGATCGGTGAAGTTCCTTGACGTTCCTATACAGAAATTTATCAAAAGGGCATGATTTACTTTAAATCTAGAGGAACGATAAGCCACTTTCATCAATTTATTCACCCAGTGCCACTAGAAGTTGAAAATTTCAGGAATTCGGTTGattgtgttttaattttattttctgtgtttattttttcttttgctgtttataatttgaattgggttaatttatttatttatttattcccttttttcTGGATTTCATTGTCTCCTGTTTGTAAAATGTACATCTGAATACTCAAGCTGATGGCTGAATTTATTGTTTTCCCTTAATAGTTCAAGCATTGCAAAGCTCTATCCCAGCACCTCCAATGAACTTTAAACTGAGGGATGAGCATATGTCAGGAAGCTCGTTAAAAGGTGACactattaattttctttcaaagtaCACTCtcttatctatttatatagAATAAAAGATAATGTTTTTATGTAAAATGCCTTGAGAGTTATCTTAGAGAGGCATGAAGGAAACCCTTCTGTTTGTTCCTTAGTACGTAAAAGTTTTCTAACAGTGGGGTACTTGCAATTTAATTTTTCAGCTCCACGATCGTTCTTCTCACTCTCGTCATTCCGAAGTAAGGGAGGTGACTCAAAGCTCAGATGAGTACCACAAAATTTAAGTGCTTGGGGGATCATTTTCTTCAATGTAGGGTGTAAAGGATGAAACATATACAGGTCTTTTTGAGGTAGGCAAGAACAATACATCCATCTCTGTAAAGGATCAACGATGGGACACTCTGTAAATCTTGTTGGATTAATGAGGCCTTCCTCGTCATTTAGTAAAATTAGCTATATATCTAATAGTCATGTTGAAATATGGTGTATATTTGGTCGGAACATGAGTCGCTTATTGGCGTAATGTAATTGTGATTTTGGTAGTCCAGAGGcatattctttttctcttctccaTTTGCTCTCTAGCCTGTGTGTTGTAAATCTGACTCTTTGTTAGAAACAACATTATTAGACTTTTAAGAAGAGTGATGTGCTTATGCGGAATAATAGCTTTGTCAAACATTACAACTTTTGATCTTATGCTCATTTTCTCCACTTCTTTCGATAGTTTGTTCTTCTTTACTTAGCTGATAAATTGTTGATTTAGTTCGTTTTACTTTTCCCAGTTTTCACAGAATGGCGTTGGCAAGTGAGGGTTGAAAAGTTTGATTTGACACCATGAAGCATGTGTTTAATTTCTACTGAAAGTATTAGGAAACACACAATTTTGTAGTGTTTAAATGGTTAGGAGGTATCACATGTTAAATTTCATGTATGTATTTTCCATCAAAAATTTTTGCGgactttattttatcaaaaatttattgtgcataatAATGCAGATGGTTGGAGGACAGAAAAGAAAACGAAACCAGCTAGTATTATTGATTGATATTCACGGTGGTGTATTATTAGTTGATTGGATCTTGGTTAGGGTTGTTGAACAATGCAACAAACTCTTTGGtttatttatggaaaaatttatttaaacctTTATAGTTTTGTCTTAGTTCATATTAGAttcatatttatgaaaaatcataTTCAGAATTAATctgttcatttttttcaatcaattaatcTTTACAgttaaatatcataaatatctAAATCAAATTTACCTTTAGATATGACATTTTTTTGTGGTTGTGCTTCTTGTGATTTTGCGATTTCTTGTGTCTTACACGCCAATTGTCACAAGAAAACTATCTACGTGCGGCCAAGGATCACAGCACTATAGCCATGGACACACTGCCGTTTGTCCATTCACATAcatattttgtaattaatgCATCCcaactttaaattatttttctgtGTTTTTCTGCTCTGGAATCTTTTGTtttctgagttttttttttttttttggttgatgacattgaacatatatatatatttccaacaATTAGTTTCTTGGTCAAACAATATGACATCAATGGTGATGTTGGAGATCCATATTATTCAAACATATAGAAGATAATAGGaataacaatttaatttcattacctttttttt includes the following:
- the LOC107434763 gene encoding uncharacterized protein LOC107434763 isoform X2, producing MVGIRTSGSGIDGKGITAAADATKKELLRAIDVRLVAVRQDLTTACARASAAGFNPYTVSELQLFADRFGAQRLNEACTKFLLLCQRRPDLSNYWKPDVDDRAVRSSCGSDMSIDDPTEEPSGPHARAHHQVQNMQEQQPAPSRALQDQSRSTTCQQPKSFPTTTTTTTTSFPSRRNVNEKNEANKEESSHEASEKEKKEDVQTDSPFSSSSSTAAAQSTRRLSVQDRINLFENKQKEISTAGSGGKPVVVNKSVELRRLSSDVPSVAVPEKSVLRRWSGASDMSIDVSGEKKDLESPFCTPSSASSVSQVNKSGNIALDDKDQKGLNDSATSSTKIEARSGSGRDGDDSVLKDKVEGQSRIGVSSSQEEVGSKQWNNWKEQAVSQTQFKSSPRAELVGLSDQGVSQEKLKISSNSEERSRGFKEQGDSTTLSRGFPDWIEIVGPKNQAGLQKEIGGFANKAGDVSSDGGSGNKVEDSGLTDNSMVQSRRKSFHNHTRSLSGQFDGGIGGFKFKEASSAQLKGSAGDELPPQPQWRSFTGEVEERSGVDLSSPDKQQVKVEDRKVKFQKQVHANREQTKRSQGRRDESNIVYENSKFDFSVKNVSMNQESSDMSTPSIEQVQRVRQSKGNQELNNELKMKANELEKLFAEHKLRVPGDQSGSARRNKPPDVQVEQAVSSQYRKPVAEEISPAQLPEKSTVIEPTGGSSNIAKFTTPPAKKVDTQEYGDTRRQNFSERFSDDSRGKFYEKYMQKRDAKLREEWGSKRAEKEAKLKSMQDSLERSRAELKSKFSGLSDSQDSLSSARRRAEKLRSFNLRSITKMEQPVEDSIPSDEDEELSEFQIQKNFGQDIYFAEPSLGDSASRGTQNKKNLPNRNMSSSTPRMTVASAPRPSVKASNSSSGRRRAQLENPLAQSVPNFSDFRKENTKPYSGVSKTATRSQVRSYARSKSGTDDIPVVKEEKPRRSQSLRKSSASPAEFKDLSALNSEGVVLAPLKFDTEQTEQSLCDKYPKNLESKPFLRKGNGIGPGSGASIAKLKGSMASETLKSEEEFDESGFEGEDSVDMTKEEEEEELETMAVEDCINMDNGKPRLSQESDKSANSVSDNGDSIRSLSQVDPNSVAELPAAVPSAFHAVGSLPDSPGESPVSWNSRIHHPFSYPHETSDIDASVDSPIGSPASWNSHGLAQTESDAARMRKKWGSAQKPILATNSSNNQSRKDVPKGFKRLLKFGRKSRGTESLVDWISATTSEGDDDTEDGRDPANRSSEDLRKSRMGFSQGPSDDSFNEIEFNEQVQALQSSIPAPPMNFKLRDEHMSGSSLKAPRSFFSLSSFRSKGGDSKLR
- the LOC107434763 gene encoding COP1-interacting protein 7 isoform X1, which produces MKSDTPLDYAVFQLSPKRSRCELFAYGEGNTEKLASGSVKPFVTHLKVAEEQVALAVQTIKLEIERYKNDETWFTKGTLERFVRFVSTPEVLELVNTFDAEMSQLEAARRIYSQGAGNQQSGAMGIDGKGITAAADATKKELLRAIDVRLVAVRQDLTTACARASAAGFNPYTVSELQLFADRFGAQRLNEACTKFLLLCQRRPDLSNYWKPDVDDRAVRSSCGSDMSIDDPTEEPSGPHARAHHQVQNMQEQQPAPSRALQDQSRSTTCQQPKSFPTTTTTTTTSFPSRRNVNEKNEANKEESSHEASEKEKKEDVQTDSPFSSSSSTAAAQSTRRLSVQDRINLFENKQKEISTAGSGGKPVVVNKSVELRRLSSDVPSVAVPEKSVLRRWSGASDMSIDVSGEKKDLESPFCTPSSASSVSQVNKSGNIALDDKDQKGLNDSATSSTKIEARSGSGRDGDDSVLKDKVEGQSRIGVSSSQEEVGSKQWNNWKEQAVSQTQFKSSPRAELVGLSDQGVSQEKLKISSNSEERSRGFKEQGDSTTLSRGFPDWIEIVGPKNQAGLQKEIGGFANKAGDVSSDGGSGNKVEDSGLTDNSMVQSRRKSFHNHTRSLSGQFDGGIGGFKFKEASSAQLKGSAGDELPPQPQWRSFTGEVEERSGVDLSSPDKQQVKVEDRKVKFQKQVHANREQTKRSQGRRDESNIVYENSKFDFSVKNVSMNQESSDMSTPSIEQVQRVRQSKGNQELNNELKMKANELEKLFAEHKLRVPGDQSGSARRNKPPDVQVEQAVSSQYRKPVAEEISPAQLPEKSTVIEPTGGSSNIAKFTTPPAKKVDTQEYGDTRRQNFSERFSDDSRGKFYEKYMQKRDAKLREEWGSKRAEKEAKLKSMQDSLERSRAELKSKFSGLSDSQDSLSSARRRAEKLRSFNLRSITKMEQPVEDSIPSDEDEELSEFQIQKNFGQDIYFAEPSLGDSASRGTQNKKNLPNRNMSSSTPRMTVASAPRPSVKASNSSSGRRRAQLENPLAQSVPNFSDFRKENTKPYSGVSKTATRSQVRSYARSKSGTDDIPVVKEEKPRRSQSLRKSSASPAEFKDLSALNSEGVVLAPLKFDTEQTEQSLCDKYPKNLESKPFLRKGNGIGPGSGASIAKLKGSMASETLKSEEEFDESGFEGEDSVDMTKEEEEEELETMAVEDCINMDNGKPRLSQESDKSANSVSDNGDSIRSLSQVDPNSVAELPAAVPSAFHAVGSLPDSPGESPVSWNSRIHHPFSYPHETSDIDASVDSPIGSPASWNSHGLAQTESDAARMRKKWGSAQKPILATNSSNNQSRKDVPKGFKRLLKFGRKSRGTESLVDWISATTSEGDDDTEDGRDPANRSSEDLRKSRMGFSQGPSDDSFNEIEFNEQVQALQSSIPAPPMNFKLRDEHMSGSSLKAPRSFFSLSSFRSKGGDSKLR
- the LOC107434763 gene encoding uncharacterized protein LOC107434763 isoform X3; protein product: MSIDDPTEEPSGPHARAHHQVQNMQEQQPAPSRALQDQSRSTTCQQPKSFPTTTTTTTTSFPSRRNVNEKNEANKEESSHEASEKEKKEDVQTDSPFSSSSSTAAAQSTRRLSVQDRINLFENKQKEISTAGSGGKPVVVNKSVELRRLSSDVPSVAVPEKSVLRRWSGASDMSIDVSGEKKDLESPFCTPSSASSVSQVNKSGNIALDDKDQKGLNDSATSSTKIEARSGSGRDGDDSVLKDKVEGQSRIGVSSSQEEVGSKQWNNWKEQAVSQTQFKSSPRAELVGLSDQGVSQEKLKISSNSEERSRGFKEQGDSTTLSRGFPDWIEIVGPKNQAGLQKEIGGFANKAGDVSSDGGSGNKVEDSGLTDNSMVQSRRKSFHNHTRSLSGQFDGGIGGFKFKEASSAQLKGSAGDELPPQPQWRSFTGEVEERSGVDLSSPDKQQVKVEDRKVKFQKQVHANREQTKRSQGRRDESNIVYENSKFDFSVKNVSMNQESSDMSTPSIEQVQRVRQSKGNQELNNELKMKANELEKLFAEHKLRVPGDQSGSARRNKPPDVQVEQAVSSQYRKPVAEEISPAQLPEKSTVIEPTGGSSNIAKFTTPPAKKVDTQEYGDTRRQNFSERFSDDSRGKFYEKYMQKRDAKLREEWGSKRAEKEAKLKSMQDSLERSRAELKSKFSGLSDSQDSLSSARRRAEKLRSFNLRSITKMEQPVEDSIPSDEDEELSEFQIQKNFGQDIYFAEPSLGDSASRGTQNKKNLPNRNMSSSTPRMTVASAPRPSVKASNSSSGRRRAQLENPLAQSVPNFSDFRKENTKPYSGVSKTATRSQVRSYARSKSGTDDIPVVKEEKPRRSQSLRKSSASPAEFKDLSALNSEGVVLAPLKFDTEQTEQSLCDKYPKNLESKPFLRKGNGIGPGSGASIAKLKGSMASETLKSEEEFDESGFEGEDSVDMTKEEEEEELETMAVEDCINMDNGKPRLSQESDKSANSVSDNGDSIRSLSQVDPNSVAELPAAVPSAFHAVGSLPDSPGESPVSWNSRIHHPFSYPHETSDIDASVDSPIGSPASWNSHGLAQTESDAARMRKKWGSAQKPILATNSSNNQSRKDVPKGFKRLLKFGRKSRGTESLVDWISATTSEGDDDTEDGRDPANRSSEDLRKSRMGFSQGPSDDSFNEIEFNEQVQALQSSIPAPPMNFKLRDEHMSGSSLKAPRSFFSLSSFRSKGGDSKLR